The proteins below are encoded in one region of Candidatus Bathyarchaeota archaeon A05DMB-5:
- a CDS encoding pyridoxal phosphate-dependent aminotransferase: MPQVKYDFRSSGISYFKYNLTLGEVDLNANYSKLLSELLAQRYNVKPENVFISSEGASGQNARIIRYLAEKDGKKREAIVEYPTYEPLLRQVQEHFPCVKRLERRKSEAYRLDVEELQKKVSEKTRLLVLTNPHAPSGTIANANELKEIMAAASEYGFYVLCDEIYAEFDRSVVPTLFSIDKNLGIVTTSFTKAYGLGGLRLGIALAKEDLVEELYNDVVNTIGGSVSIVQLIAAELLKKDMDKLEKHKQKWTSIKSETEKWLSERGFRYFPNKTGVTYWIELPIKDTYRWINEHAIPKHGLTPVPGAFFLFKSNYKLVKSNMVRLGLGNVNPDNPNLAEAFEAFEKALETYRS; encoded by the coding sequence GTGCCACAAGTAAAGTATGATTTCCGCTCAAGCGGCATCAGCTATTTCAAATACAACTTGACGTTGGGCGAAGTTGACTTAAACGCCAACTACTCAAAACTCTTGTCAGAACTTCTAGCTCAAAGATACAACGTAAAGCCCGAAAATGTTTTCATCTCCAGCGAGGGAGCCTCAGGCCAAAACGCACGAATAATTAGATATCTAGCTGAAAAGGACGGAAAGAAAAGAGAAGCAATAGTTGAGTATCCAACGTACGAGCCATTACTGCGGCAAGTGCAGGAACATTTTCCATGTGTGAAACGATTGGAAAGAAGAAAGAGCGAAGCGTATAGGCTTGATGTGGAAGAACTGCAGAAAAAGGTTTCAGAAAAAACTAGATTGCTTGTGTTGACGAATCCTCATGCGCCAAGCGGCACAATAGCCAATGCAAACGAGTTGAAAGAGATTATGGCGGCCGCTAGCGAATACGGTTTTTATGTTTTATGTGATGAAATATACGCGGAGTTTGACAGAAGCGTGGTTCCTACACTTTTTTCCATCGACAAAAATTTAGGCATAGTCACGACTAGTTTTACGAAAGCGTATGGTCTTGGCGGATTGAGACTCGGCATAGCTTTGGCTAAAGAGGACTTGGTTGAAGAGTTATACAATGATGTGGTGAACACAATAGGCGGTAGCGTAAGTATTGTACAATTGATTGCAGCGGAGTTGCTCAAAAAAGACATGGACAAACTTGAGAAACATAAACAAAAATGGACAAGCATCAAAAGCGAAACGGAGAAATGGTTGAGTGAAAGGGGTTTTAGATATTTTCCTAACAAGACTGGCGTGACTTACTGGATTGAGCTACCGATAAAAGATACCTATAGATGGATAAATGAGCACGCAATACCAAAGCACGGTTTGACTCCAGTTCCCGGCGCATTCTTTCTTTTCAAAAGCAACTATAAACTAGTAAAATCAAACATGGTAAGATTGGGTCTAGGCAACGTAAACCCAGATAACCCAAACCTTGCTGAAGCATTTGAGGCTTTCGAAAAAGCCTTGGAGACCTACAGAAGTTGA
- the tsaA gene encoding tRNA (N6-threonylcarbamoyladenosine(37)-N6)-methyltransferase TrmO, with translation MSVKGELRFIGVVAKAGEQKAVVRIFPEFRAGLKGIQDFSHLIILYWMHLRDKEEERQTLLVFPRKHAWNVETGVFACRSPSRPNPIGLCVVELVKVEKCNLTVKGLDALDGSPIVDVKPYLPRADSFPNARVPEWALQGPPT, from the coding sequence ATGAGTGTTAAAGGTGAACTTCGCTTTATTGGAGTTGTTGCAAAAGCCGGTGAACAGAAAGCTGTAGTGCGGATTTTTCCAGAATTTCGTGCGGGACTTAAGGGCATACAAGATTTTTCGCACCTTATCATTCTTTACTGGATGCATCTGCGTGATAAAGAAGAGGAGAGACAAACATTGCTGGTTTTTCCACGAAAGCACGCGTGGAACGTGGAAACGGGTGTCTTTGCTTGCAGAAGCCCTTCACGTCCAAACCCAATAGGTTTGTGTGTTGTGGAACTGGTTAAAGTTGAGAAATGCAATCTGACCGTGAAGGGACTTGATGCTCTCGATGGTTCGCCAATAGTGGATGTTAAACCTTATCTTCCTAGGGCAGATTCTTTTCCGAATGCGCGTGTTCCCGAGTGGGCGCTGCAAGGACCGCCAACATGA
- a CDS encoding DUF167 domain-containing protein encodes MKISEVKNGSILEVYVKPSSKEFKITVEGDEVVVFCKEEPLKGKVNRELVKEVSRLFGKRVKLVSGFASKNKKLLVYSIGKSEIERILSSV; translated from the coding sequence ATGAAAATTAGCGAAGTGAAAAACGGCTCAATCCTGGAAGTTTACGTAAAGCCTAGTTCTAAAGAATTCAAGATAACAGTTGAAGGGGATGAAGTTGTTGTTTTCTGTAAAGAAGAGCCTTTAAAAGGCAAAGTTAACAGAGAGCTTGTGAAAGAGGTTTCGCGACTTTTTGGTAAAAGAGTGAAGCTTGTTTCCGGATTTGCCTCTAAAAATAAAAAATTGCTGGTATATAGCATTGGAAAAAGTGAGATAGAACGTATTTTATCAAGCGTGTAA
- a CDS encoding malate dehydrogenase: MITIIGAGKVGSAAAFNILRYRIGDVVLIDIFENLAKGEALDMMQTAPAIEFDGKIVGTNDFSAMKNSEIVILTAGEARKPGMTRIDLMNRNATIVKSVVKEIVKYTPDCKLMVVTNPVDIMTYVAYKESGFERNRVFGMGNILDTLRFRSYIATELNVSREDVRALVIGEHGDSMVPLVEYASVSGIPITKLLREEQIEKIVNLTVSSGADVIKLKGSTTYAPAATIAIMADAILRGRNRVMSVSTVLQGEYGFSDVSIGVPVVLGRNGIERILELKLMPKTKKSFENSVLTIKEAIKKLNG, translated from the coding sequence ATGATAACTATAATTGGCGCTGGAAAAGTAGGAAGCGCTGCGGCATTTAACATCTTAAGGTACAGAATAGGCGATGTTGTGTTAATTGACATTTTTGAGAATTTAGCTAAAGGCGAAGCCTTAGATATGATGCAAACGGCGCCAGCGATTGAGTTTGATGGGAAGATTGTGGGAACAAACGATTTCAGCGCAATGAAAAACTCAGAAATTGTAATATTAACAGCGGGTGAAGCGAGAAAACCAGGGATGACACGGATTGACCTTATGAACAGGAATGCGACGATAGTTAAATCTGTGGTTAAGGAAATTGTGAAGTATACGCCTGATTGTAAGTTGATGGTTGTCACAAATCCCGTTGATATTATGACTTATGTGGCTTACAAGGAATCTGGTTTTGAAAGAAATCGAGTTTTTGGAATGGGAAACATTTTGGACACTCTGCGTTTTAGGTCTTATATTGCGACGGAATTGAATGTTTCTAGGGAGGATGTTCGTGCTTTAGTTATTGGTGAGCATGGGGATTCTATGGTTCCGCTTGTTGAGTACGCTTCTGTTTCTGGGATACCTATAACGAAGTTGCTTAGGGAGGAGCAGATTGAGAAGATAGTGAATTTGACAGTGAGTTCTGGTGCTGATGTGATAAAATTGAAAGGGTCGACGACTTATGCACCAGCGGCAACAATTGCGATTATGGCTGATGCCATTCTTAGGGGTAGAAATCGAGTGATGAGTGTTTCTACGGTCTTACAGGGAGAATACGGATTTTCAGACGTTTCTATCGGTGTGCCAGTAGTTTTGGGCAGAAATGGAATAGAAAGAATACTAGAGTTGAAGTTAATGCCGAAGACGAAGAAGAGTTTCGAAAACTCAGTGTTGACCATTAAAGAAGCCATAAAGAAACTGAATGGTTAG
- a CDS encoding NADH-quinone oxidoreductase subunit B family protein has product MSSARLLKWARLKSPWVLHFNSGACNGCDIEVVALLTPKYDVERFGILLEPSPRHADVLLTTGVVTRQCAGRLKRIYEQMPEPKFVVAIGACACSGGVFEGNYNVLGGVDKVIPVNVYIPGCPPKPEAMIDGIVKLLKSIEAKTSDKR; this is encoded by the coding sequence ATGTCTTCTGCTCGTCTTTTAAAATGGGCGAGGTTGAAATCACCTTGGGTTCTTCATTTCAACTCTGGAGCGTGCAACGGCTGCGATATTGAGGTTGTTGCGCTTTTAACGCCTAAATATGATGTGGAACGCTTTGGAATCTTGCTTGAGCCTTCGCCAAGGCATGCGGACGTTCTATTAACTACTGGTGTAGTCACGAGGCAATGTGCTGGTAGGCTAAAGCGTATTTATGAACAGATGCCTGAACCAAAATTTGTCGTCGCAATAGGCGCCTGTGCTTGTTCAGGTGGCGTGTTTGAAGGAAACTATAATGTGCTGGGAGGTGTTGACAAGGTTATTCCAGTTAACGTCTACATTCCCGGGTGTCCACCGAAACCTGAAGCGATGATTGACGGAATCGTAAAGCTGCTTAAATCAATCGAGGCGAAAACAAGTGACAAACGTTGA
- the ndhC gene encoding NAD(P)H-quinone oxidoreductase subunit 3, producing the protein MSAKSARDGKGESTYACGEKATFCKLRINVSLYKYLIYFVVLDSSILLVAFASLKLQITSVFLFMLYLSMVLISSFLLFEGGDQ; encoded by the coding sequence TTGTCAGCAAAATCTGCGCGAGACGGGAAAGGTGAATCCACGTATGCGTGTGGAGAAAAGGCAACTTTCTGCAAATTGAGAATTAATGTGTCACTTTATAAGTATCTCATATATTTTGTAGTTTTGGATTCCTCGATTTTGCTGGTTGCTTTTGCTTCCTTAAAACTTCAAATAACGAGCGTGTTTTTATTCATGCTTTACCTGAGCATGGTGCTTATATCGAGTTTCCTTCTTTTTGAAGGGGGCGATCAATAA
- a CDS encoding aminopeptidase has translation MVDARVEKLAKLCVHYSVDVKSKEKVLIQGNVQAFPLMHEIYKECLLSDAYPFIMPQLDTTYTFFKYAKEHQLTYVSSFEKFLIENIDTRISVFCEPNPKRLTNIDPTRTRIFAAARNEISAIFYKRVAEGKLKWTALPYPINAQAQEAAMALEEYEDFVYNSCLVDKENPIAEWKKIYKQQEKICEFLNKASEIHVVGEDTDLTFNAKGRRWINCGGKENMPDGEVFTAPIENSVNGTIRFTFPGLVFGREVEDIKLTFKDGKVVKASAEKGDEFLQQVLKIEGAERIGEAAIGTNYAITKFTKNMLFDEKMGGTIHMALGNSYPESGGVNKSPIHWDILKDMKKGGEIYADDKLFYKDGKFLI, from the coding sequence ATGGTTGATGCGAGGGTTGAGAAGCTTGCAAAGCTTTGTGTTCATTATTCTGTGGATGTGAAATCTAAGGAGAAGGTGCTTATTCAGGGGAATGTGCAAGCGTTTCCGCTGATGCATGAAATCTACAAAGAATGCTTGTTAAGTGATGCTTATCCATTTATAATGCCACAGCTTGACACTACTTACACATTCTTCAAGTACGCTAAAGAACATCAGCTCACTTATGTTTCATCATTTGAAAAATTCCTAATCGAAAACATAGACACGCGAATTTCCGTCTTTTGCGAGCCAAACCCAAAAAGGTTAACAAACATAGACCCAACTCGAACAAGAATTTTCGCCGCTGCCAGAAATGAAATAAGCGCAATCTTCTACAAACGCGTCGCTGAAGGCAAACTCAAATGGACAGCGTTACCATATCCTATAAATGCTCAAGCACAAGAAGCAGCGATGGCACTTGAAGAATACGAAGACTTCGTTTACAACAGTTGCCTTGTAGATAAAGAAAATCCTATAGCAGAATGGAAGAAAATCTATAAGCAACAAGAGAAAATCTGTGAATTCTTGAACAAAGCCAGTGAAATTCACGTAGTAGGCGAAGACACAGACTTAACTTTTAACGCAAAGGGCAGAAGATGGATAAACTGCGGTGGAAAAGAAAACATGCCAGACGGCGAAGTCTTTACTGCACCAATCGAAAACTCAGTGAACGGCACGATAAGATTTACTTTTCCAGGATTAGTTTTCGGAAGAGAAGTTGAAGACATAAAACTCACGTTCAAAGACGGAAAGGTTGTGAAGGCGTCGGCAGAAAAGGGCGATGAGTTTCTGCAGCAAGTCCTTAAAATTGAAGGCGCAGAACGCATTGGAGAAGCAGCTATTGGAACAAACTATGCCATAACAAAATTCACTAAAAACATGCTTTTCGACGAAAAAATGGGCGGAACAATACACATGGCTCTTGGAAACTCTTACCCAGAATCTGGAGGCGTAAACAAGTCGCCAATTCACTGGGACATTCTAAAAGACATGAAGAAGGGCGGAGAAATCTACGCGGACGACAAACTATTCTACAAGGATGGCAAGTTCTTAATATAA
- a CDS encoding MFS transporter: MENPIKRNSLNLASSVHVFFNLGLFQFLTFVRRGVFYTFMINYLYTLMPKTTLTAALGTLNMVASALGQNLLWGRISDRYRLRTKLIIIGETIAAFSYILVFITHKSLIDAGSSFVAGLAIIFGLSILEFFWSMSDVGWATLLTDVTTPEIRGKVVGTLNFIASLGRMTGIIFAGFLYCSGEGFRNGTIFYIVTVLLFAGTVIMAFTSRRVKTRSHEQKQQINMENNENDIEYTNESEKTYKWFLISLIIIVLGAASINQIFLLFIDLPEGLNASDAEMSLILSAWTVGGMLASVVSGGLADKIGRSKVLFVGLILAAITPLFYSVPLNVPMMALTYGLNGVAFWTLYTVGFAFAGDIIPEHKRGRLLSRYNTVMALSWGPAGFLVGGPVADFQIEVFGLPRHAAYVNAFYMSSIIVVLGMIIFAIKVARRKIESNA; encoded by the coding sequence ATGGAAAATCCCATTAAAAGAAACTCGCTTAATCTTGCATCTAGTGTTCATGTGTTTTTTAATTTGGGACTTTTCCAGTTTTTAACATTTGTGAGAAGGGGAGTTTTCTACACTTTTATGATAAACTACCTTTACACTCTAATGCCAAAAACCACGTTAACTGCAGCTCTTGGAACACTTAACATGGTGGCTTCTGCCTTAGGCCAGAACTTGCTGTGGGGAAGAATAAGTGACCGTTATAGACTTAGAACAAAACTGATAATTATTGGCGAAACAATAGCTGCATTCAGTTACATACTCGTGTTTATCACTCACAAATCCTTAATAGATGCTGGAAGCAGTTTCGTTGCGGGCTTGGCGATAATTTTTGGTTTATCCATATTGGAGTTTTTTTGGTCGATGTCAGATGTTGGATGGGCAACGTTGCTTACGGATGTTACAACGCCCGAGATACGTGGAAAAGTAGTTGGAACGTTAAACTTCATTGCGTCATTAGGTAGAATGACTGGCATAATATTCGCGGGTTTCCTATATTGTAGTGGAGAAGGGTTTAGGAATGGCACAATATTTTACATAGTTACTGTTTTACTGTTCGCGGGAACAGTGATAATGGCGTTTACGTCAAGGCGCGTAAAAACAAGAAGCCATGAACAAAAACAACAAATTAACATGGAAAACAACGAAAATGACATTGAATACACTAATGAAAGCGAAAAAACCTACAAGTGGTTCCTGATATCTCTCATAATCATAGTTTTAGGTGCTGCGTCAATCAATCAGATTTTTCTTCTTTTTATCGACTTGCCAGAAGGACTAAACGCAAGCGACGCGGAAATGAGCCTTATACTGAGCGCTTGGACGGTAGGTGGCATGCTTGCCAGTGTAGTATCTGGAGGACTTGCAGATAAAATTGGACGAAGCAAAGTTCTATTCGTCGGTTTGATTCTCGCGGCAATTACGCCACTCTTTTACAGCGTACCCTTAAATGTTCCAATGATGGCTTTAACTTATGGATTAAATGGCGTAGCATTCTGGACACTCTATACGGTGGGTTTCGCTTTTGCTGGAGACATAATTCCAGAGCATAAAAGAGGACGATTGCTCAGCAGATACAATACGGTTATGGCGTTAAGCTGGGGACCTGCCGGATTTTTGGTTGGCGGGCCAGTTGCAGATTTTCAAATTGAAGTGTTTGGGTTGCCTAGACATGCAGCTTATGTGAATGCCTTCTACATGTCATCAATTATAGTGGTGTTGGGCATGATAATTTTTGCTATAAAGGTTGCGAGGAGAAAAATTGAAAGCAACGCTTAA
- a CDS encoding NADH-quinone oxidoreductase subunit L, whose amino-acid sequence MLPYAPWLVWIVPTISSLFIPIIARLGGKAREYFAVTVSLVATIFAFSMVPDVYFGALASPDMVFPWIPSMSIDAGVFVDSLSVLFANLVAFFSFVVIIYSIGYMAGEENLTRYYFFMLLFMGSMIGLVMSDNFLQMFIFWEMVGLCSYSLVSFWYRRPESVRAGVKVFLMTRIGDVCLLAAIALLYTSLGSFSFSYTIKNIRTVPLPMLTAVAFLMLGGAIAKSAQLPLHTWLYTAMEAPTSVSALLHGATMVKAGVYLIARLFILFGSVITLIPLWLSCVAWIGAITAFIGATLALYTPDIKGVPAYSTISQIGFMIAALGAASSPSSLGWFAGLFHMLSHAFFQGLGFLTIGGIIHMLGTRDMRQMGGLRKAMPITFLLCIVVMLARTGVPPFASFFSKGFIISSLWSTGDVLLVLTIYASTAVTFAYTLRFIILTFLREPSEHVKKTHLHEPPKTMLFASGILAVLCFAWGFLGPLIGNFMHVGVEMGLSEVFSSATLIFLLILFAGGFPIYITYYKKSESIEKIKGKLLTPLILILEHGYFFDTFYEKVVARSVLLISVGLKRVETTFFNRLPYLVASEVMSLAHNTQKYLDIFADELLYMATNKTLASASKIKRMRSGSLQHYIAAALIGFLIILILIIITMLR is encoded by the coding sequence TTGCTTCCTTATGCACCATGGCTTGTTTGGATAGTTCCAACCATTTCTAGCCTGTTTATTCCAATAATTGCGCGGCTAGGCGGAAAAGCAAGAGAATATTTTGCAGTAACAGTGAGCCTAGTTGCTACGATATTTGCATTTTCTATGGTTCCTGACGTTTATTTTGGCGCTTTAGCGAGTCCAGACATGGTTTTTCCATGGATTCCTTCCATGAGCATCGATGCAGGCGTATTCGTCGATTCGCTCAGTGTCCTATTTGCGAATTTAGTTGCTTTCTTCAGTTTTGTAGTTATCATATATTCTATAGGCTATATGGCTGGTGAAGAAAACTTGACCCGTTACTACTTTTTCATGCTTCTTTTCATGGGTTCGATGATAGGTCTTGTCATGTCAGATAATTTTCTTCAGATGTTCATTTTCTGGGAAATGGTAGGGCTTTGCTCTTATTCACTGGTTTCTTTCTGGTATCGACGCCCCGAATCAGTTCGCGCAGGAGTGAAAGTTTTTCTGATGACCCGTATAGGTGATGTCTGCTTGTTAGCCGCGATTGCCCTTCTCTACACAAGTTTAGGCTCTTTTTCTTTCTCCTACACTATTAAAAACATTAGGACTGTACCTTTACCAATGTTGACTGCGGTTGCCTTTCTAATGCTTGGAGGAGCAATCGCGAAATCAGCCCAGCTACCTTTGCACACTTGGCTCTATACTGCAATGGAGGCTCCAACTTCGGTTAGCGCCCTCTTGCATGGAGCAACAATGGTGAAGGCTGGTGTTTACTTGATTGCTAGGTTGTTCATACTTTTTGGCTCAGTGATAACTTTAATCCCATTATGGTTATCTTGTGTTGCTTGGATCGGTGCTATTACTGCGTTCATTGGGGCTACTTTGGCTTTGTATACGCCTGACATAAAAGGAGTGCCTGCTTATTCAACCATCAGTCAGATAGGATTTATGATTGCCGCATTGGGTGCTGCCTCGTCTCCTTCTTCGCTAGGCTGGTTTGCTGGTTTATTTCATATGTTAAGTCATGCTTTCTTTCAAGGCTTAGGTTTCCTTACGATTGGCGGCATCATTCATATGTTAGGAACCCGCGATATGCGTCAGATGGGCGGACTGAGGAAAGCCATGCCAATCACGTTTTTGCTCTGCATAGTTGTCATGCTGGCTCGGACTGGTGTGCCCCCATTTGCAAGTTTCTTCAGTAAGGGCTTCATTATAAGCAGTCTCTGGTCAACAGGAGATGTTTTACTTGTGCTTACAATTTATGCGTCCACAGCGGTCACTTTTGCATATACTTTGCGTTTTATCATCCTAACTTTTCTGCGTGAACCATCTGAACATGTAAAGAAAACTCACCTACATGAACCGCCGAAAACAATGCTTTTCGCATCTGGGATACTCGCGGTTTTGTGCTTCGCTTGGGGTTTTCTAGGACCTTTGATAGGTAATTTCATGCATGTAGGTGTAGAAATGGGACTAAGCGAAGTTTTCAGTTCAGCAACTCTTATTTTTCTTCTAATTCTTTTTGCAGGAGGTTTCCCCATTTACATAACTTACTACAAGAAATCAGAGAGTATAGAAAAAATCAAAGGTAAACTGTTGACTCCTCTGATCTTAATTTTGGAGCATGGCTATTTCTTTGATACTTTTTATGAAAAAGTTGTTGCACGAAGTGTCTTACTAATTTCTGTTGGTCTTAAGCGGGTTGAAACAACTTTCTTTAACCGTCTACCGTATCTTGTTGCAAGTGAAGTAATGAGTTTGGCTCATAACACTCAAAAGTATTTAGACATTTTTGCCGATGAATTACTCTACATGGCTACGAACAAGACTTTGGCTTCGGCATCAAAAATTAAAAGAATGCGTTCAGGCTCCCTACAACATTACATAGCAGCTGCACTCATTGGGTTTTTAATAATTCTAATACTAATAATAATCACTATGCTTAGGTGA
- a CDS encoding NADH-quinone oxidoreductase subunit H — protein MSLNPEFVFRVLVFPGFAFILLFTMFCDWVERKIEARMQNRMGPTYTGPAGVLQPLADFVKLLTKEDIIPFNTRNVVFRLAPILSFSIFVFAFLFLPVDGANVIPNSNFEGDLILVLTLVSIANFFLFLSGWSSTNPYSAVGATRVLTQFLGYDIPLFILALAPAFLTGNLSISAIALSQNVPFALLIPWVFALFILTLQAELEKDPFDVPHAETEIVGGYETEYTGRKLAFLKLSKDVQIVLGAAIAVELFLGGPYGPVFFGLPMFWYALWFVLKLLVVIVISEYLTCVFARLRIDQVLVANWKVLLPLSLLSLAVTVALGLWFNPLMR, from the coding sequence ATGAGCCTAAATCCAGAATTTGTTTTTCGCGTGTTGGTCTTTCCTGGCTTTGCCTTTATTTTGTTGTTTACTATGTTTTGTGACTGGGTTGAAAGAAAAATAGAAGCTCGGATGCAAAACAGAATGGGACCTACTTATACTGGTCCAGCAGGTGTTCTTCAACCTCTGGCTGATTTCGTCAAGTTGTTGACAAAGGAGGACATAATTCCATTTAATACCAGAAATGTTGTGTTCAGGCTTGCGCCTATTCTTTCTTTTTCAATTTTCGTTTTTGCTTTTCTCTTTTTGCCAGTTGATGGAGCAAACGTTATCCCAAATTCAAATTTTGAAGGAGACCTAATTCTTGTCCTAACATTGGTGTCTATTGCTAACTTTTTCCTTTTTCTTTCTGGATGGTCTTCAACAAACCCCTACAGTGCAGTGGGCGCAACCAGGGTTTTGACACAGTTTCTTGGTTATGACATACCTCTTTTCATTCTTGCGTTAGCTCCGGCATTTCTAACGGGCAATCTTAGCATTTCAGCTATAGCTTTGAGTCAAAATGTTCCATTTGCCCTTTTAATTCCATGGGTTTTTGCATTGTTTATCCTTACTCTTCAGGCAGAATTGGAGAAAGACCCGTTTGATGTCCCACATGCTGAAACTGAGATTGTTGGAGGCTACGAGACAGAATATACTGGCAGAAAGTTAGCTTTCTTGAAGCTTTCTAAGGATGTGCAAATCGTTCTAGGCGCAGCCATTGCCGTTGAGCTATTTTTGGGTGGTCCTTATGGACCTGTATTTTTCGGTTTGCCTATGTTTTGGTATGCTTTATGGTTTGTGCTTAAACTTCTAGTGGTGATTGTGATTAGTGAATATTTGACGTGTGTGTTTGCAAGGTTGCGCATTGATCAAGTGTTGGTTGCCAACTGGAAAGTGTTGTTGCCTCTGTCGCTATTATCCCTTGCTGTAACAGTTGCCTTGGGCTTGTGGTTCAATCCATTAATGAGGTGA
- a CDS encoding manganese efflux pump: MEIVEIIIIALGLAMDAFAVSVANGMITTKHSRNSDALKMATFFGSFQAFMPIIGWAIGLGLIDFISGFDHWVAFGLLGFIGCKMIYEAIRKVKEEKKVKTLSVHVLLILAIATSIDALAVGISFAFLKIASIAIPAIIIGVVTFLLSFFGASTGNKLGEVFGKKIEIVGGLILIGIGLKILIEHLV, translated from the coding sequence ATGGAAATTGTTGAGATTATAATTATTGCACTTGGGTTGGCGATGGATGCTTTCGCCGTTTCAGTCGCAAATGGCATGATAACAACGAAGCATTCAAGAAACAGCGACGCTTTGAAAATGGCAACGTTTTTTGGGTCTTTTCAAGCGTTCATGCCCATAATCGGATGGGCAATTGGTCTCGGTTTAATAGATTTTATATCGGGTTTTGACCATTGGGTAGCATTTGGACTTTTGGGTTTTATTGGTTGCAAAATGATTTACGAGGCAATAAGGAAAGTAAAAGAAGAGAAAAAGGTTAAGACATTGAGCGTTCATGTTTTGTTGATTTTAGCGATTGCCACAAGCATCGATGCTTTGGCTGTTGGGATAAGTTTCGCATTTTTGAAAATAGCCTCAATAGCGATTCCAGCGATAATTATTGGCGTTGTAACGTTTTTGTTGTCGTTCTTCGGGGCTTCTACTGGTAATAAACTTGGAGAAGTGTTTGGAAAGAAAATAGAAATTGTTGGTGGCCTCATCCTCATCGGTATTGGATTAAAGATATTGATTGAGCACTTAGTCTAA
- a CDS encoding NADH-quinone oxidoreductase subunit K codes for MDYIILSVTLLAVGIYGLLTRRQLVKVLISIELIAVAASMNFVLLASSLDRALGETFLILAFSTDTCVTAIVLGLLVIASKKYGTCDIRKLTEIEQNKTIENEEKDDSEISKGDE; via the coding sequence ATGGATTACATAATTCTTTCAGTTACATTGCTTGCAGTTGGTATTTACGGTCTTTTGACTAGGCGTCAATTGGTAAAAGTGTTAATATCGATTGAATTGATTGCAGTGGCGGCTTCGATGAATTTTGTTTTGCTTGCTTCTTCGTTGGATAGAGCTTTAGGTGAAACGTTTTTGATACTTGCTTTTTCCACCGACACTTGTGTTACTGCTATTGTCTTGGGTTTGCTTGTTATCGCTTCTAAGAAGTATGGAACATGCGACATCAGAAAGCTAACAGAAATAGAACAAAATAAAACAATTGAAAATGAGGAAAAAGATGATAGCGAAATCAGTAAGGGTGATGAGTAA
- a CDS encoding NADH-quinone oxidoreductase subunit I, producing the protein MVKLSPMLREVFSHVFKKPATRKYPEVKPKVPVGFRGKHVFDISLCVSCGLCARDCPAKAIEMVDVDGKKRPLFHLDLCVFCYQCAESCPRSAIKSSEIFELASTDKSDLVVKPQTDSGKVGGA; encoded by the coding sequence ATGGTTAAGTTGTCGCCAATGTTGAGGGAAGTGTTTTCTCATGTTTTTAAAAAACCAGCTACACGGAAATATCCAGAAGTGAAGCCGAAAGTTCCTGTTGGCTTCCGTGGCAAACACGTGTTTGATATAAGTCTCTGTGTTAGTTGTGGCTTGTGCGCTAGGGATTGCCCTGCAAAGGCTATTGAGATGGTTGATGTGGATGGGAAGAAGAGGCCGTTGTTTCACTTGGATCTTTGTGTTTTCTGTTATCAATGTGCTGAAAGCTGTCCTAGGAGTGCGATTAAAAGTTCGGAAATTTTTGAGCTTGCCTCAACTGATAAATCTGACTTGGTGGTAAAGCCTCAAACAGATTCGGGTAAGGTTGGCGGTGCGTAG